One segment of Stegostoma tigrinum isolate sSteTig4 chromosome 24, sSteTig4.hap1, whole genome shotgun sequence DNA contains the following:
- the LOC125465014 gene encoding syndecan-3-like isoform X2, which produces MARPVTSPPSTTSLGSLQPMAFTFRSTALAGGSAASSPTPSASALTVAAGTTMAPVPITMPAAASTTAMLTTTTSTTTSTSTSTVAMPTARTIAIVPLATAAATTVRPITRSATRVTDVARPASTADPHTSRASLASFTESTWKTLSHAPYITEHTQKDDSSEIVKGTTVNNEVESLAAGGPSGDFEITEEGEVINPEANNEVFAVVTQPISRGTGMNGLPDMIDNAIDSGSSSSAAQLPQKNILERKEVLVAVVVGGVVGALFAAFLVMLLIYRMKKKDEGSYTLEEPKQASIAYQKPEKQEEFYA; this is translated from the exons ATGGCCCGGCCAGTTACCTctccaccctccaccacttccttgggcTCACTCCAGCCGATGGCCTTCACCTTCCGGAGTACTGCCCTGGCAGGTGGTAGCGCAGCCAGTTCACCCACACCCTCCGCCTCCGCTCTCACTGTGGCAGCCGGCACGACAATGGCGCCAGTCCCCATCACGATGCCAGCCGCTGCCTCCACCACGGCCATGCTGACAACGACCACAAGCACCACAACAAGCACCAGTACCAGCACCGTTGCCATGCCGACTGCCCGAACCATCGCCATTGTGCCACTCGCTACTGCAGCAGCAACCACAGTGCGGCCAATCACGAGGAGTGCCACAAGAGTCACTGATGTGGCCAGACCAGCGTCAACAGCAGATCCACACACAAGCCGAGCATCATTGGCAAGCTTCACAGAGAGCACTTGGAAAACCCTCTCGCATGCCCCTTACATCACAGAG CACACACAGAAAGATGATTCCAGTGAAATAGTCAAAGGGACAACTGTCAACAACGAAGTGGAGTCTCTTGCTGCAGGAGGTCCCAGTGGAGACTTTGAAATCACCGAGGAAGGGGAAGTGATAAATCCAGAGGCAAATAATGAAGTATTTGCTGTCGTCACACAACCAATCAGTAGGGGTACTGGGATGAACGGCCTCCCCGATATGATAGACAATGCAATCGATTCGGGGAGCTCATCTTCAGCTGCACAATTACCCCAGAAAAACATACTGGAGAGGAAAGAAGTTTTAGTAG CGGTGGTCGTTGGGGGGGTGGTCGGAGCACTCTTTGCTGCCTTCCTGGTCATGCTATTGATCTATCGAATGAAGAAAAAGGACGAGGGAAGCTACACATTGGAAGAGCCGAAGCAGGCGAGCATAGCTTACCAAAAACCTGAGAAACAGGAGGAGTTCTATGCATAA